One window of Atribacter laminatus genomic DNA carries:
- a CDS encoding carbohydrate ABC transporter permease, which translates to MKKSKNRLADILTHIGVAIVIIVALLPVVWLLMTSFKKPVDVYAMPPKIVFNPTVENYVTLFVERNFLHYLNNSIVVSFFATFICVFLGALVSYVLSRYRIKKKENIAFWFLSLRMLPPIAVILPYYLLFRNLGLLDSRIALVLVDITITLPFSVWMMKGFFEEVPIEYEEAAMVDGCTRFQAFLRIILPLVRPGLAATAVFSLIFTWNEFLFALILSGEGAKTLPVGVTGFVTFEGIKWGLLAAGGVFIIAPILIASLFIQKNLIRGLTFGGIK; encoded by the coding sequence ATGAAGAAATCCAAAAACAGATTGGCAGATATACTCACCCATATCGGAGTAGCAATTGTCATTATTGTTGCATTATTACCGGTGGTATGGCTGCTCATGACTTCTTTTAAGAAACCAGTTGATGTTTATGCAATGCCACCCAAAATCGTCTTTAACCCAACGGTAGAAAATTATGTCACTCTTTTTGTAGAAAGAAATTTTCTCCATTACCTCAACAATAGCATTGTTGTTTCCTTTTTTGCCACTTTCATCTGTGTTTTTTTAGGTGCCTTAGTTTCCTATGTTCTTTCCCGATATCGAATTAAAAAAAAGGAAAATATTGCTTTTTGGTTTCTCTCTCTTCGAATGCTTCCTCCCATTGCTGTTATTCTACCTTACTATTTGTTATTCAGAAACCTTGGTTTATTGGATTCTCGGATTGCTTTGGTTTTGGTCGACATCACCATTACTTTGCCTTTTTCAGTATGGATGATGAAGGGATTTTTTGAAGAGGTTCCAATTGAATACGAAGAAGCAGCTATGGTTGATGGATGCACTCGTTTCCAAGCCTTTTTACGAATTATTCTCCCTTTGGTACGACCTGGTTTGGCAGCAACAGCAGTTTTTTCCCTTATATTTACCTGGAACGAATTTTTATTCGCACTCATTTTAAGTGGCGAAGGAGCTAAAACTCTTCCAGTCGGAGTAACTGGATTTGTAACTTTCGAAGGAATTAAGTGGGGTCTGCTGGCTGCTGGAGGAGTATTCATAATAGCCCCAATTTTAATTGCCAGTTTGTTTATCCAAAAGAATTTAATTCGCGGTTTAACTTTTGGTGGAATTAAATAA
- a CDS encoding carbohydrate ABC transporter permease translates to MRSIKHDYTPYYILVPTIVFILLLTIFPMVYSFYNSLVDVNLLKPYLPPTFIGLGNYFALLQDARFWNSVFNTLYLTFSTIAIEFFLGLGVALLLNREIAGNRVTRTLILVPFMTTPVVVGLIWRFLYNYDLGIINYFLKILHLSPILWLSDQSIALKSVIIVDVWQWTPLVALILLAGLQSLPVEPYEAAQVDGCSTWQNFRYITLPLLSPAILMVFLIRTMDALKLYDLIYVLTEGGPGISTETISYYLYVIGFKLFYTGKAAAGSYILLIILIIISNLYIRFIRGQNREQI, encoded by the coding sequence TTGCGATCAATTAAGCATGACTACACCCCATATTACATCTTAGTTCCCACAATAGTTTTTATTCTTCTTTTAACTATTTTTCCCATGGTCTATTCTTTTTATAACAGCTTGGTCGATGTAAATTTGCTCAAGCCTTATCTTCCTCCGACTTTCATCGGTCTTGGTAATTATTTTGCACTTCTGCAAGACGCTCGTTTCTGGAATTCGGTTTTTAATACTCTTTATCTAACATTTTCTACTATTGCTATTGAATTTTTCCTTGGTTTAGGAGTGGCTTTGCTTTTAAATCGAGAAATTGCCGGAAATCGGGTCACCCGAACCTTAATTTTGGTTCCATTTATGACCACACCGGTTGTAGTTGGTCTAATTTGGAGGTTTCTTTACAATTATGACCTTGGTATTATTAACTACTTTTTAAAGATTCTTCATCTCTCTCCTATTTTGTGGCTTTCTGATCAGTCAATTGCGTTGAAGTCAGTTATTATTGTTGATGTATGGCAGTGGACACCTCTGGTTGCTTTAATCCTTCTTGCTGGTTTACAATCTCTTCCTGTTGAACCATATGAAGCAGCGCAAGTAGATGGTTGCTCAACCTGGCAAAATTTTCGCTATATAACTCTACCCTTACTTAGCCCAGCAATATTAATGGTCTTTTTAATTCGAACTATGGATGCCTTAAAGCTTTATGATTTAATTTATGTTCTCACTGAAGGTGGACCAGGGATATCAACTGAGACCATCAGTTATTATCTTTATGTTATTGGGTTTAAGTTGTTTTATACTGGAAAAGCTGCCGCTGGCTCTTATATCTTGTTAATAATTCTCATCATAATTAGTAACCTCTATATTCGTTTTATCAGAGGACAAAACCGGGAGCAAATATAA